Below is a window of Propionispora hippei DSM 15287 DNA.
GACATTCACTTATGAAATGACTGCTCGTATCCTTGGCTCTGGTAGGAACTATCTAAACAGAATGCCTTCGGAGACAGGAATATTCAAGTTCCCGGTACAATCCTTGAGCGCAAACTGCCGAATTTCCATTGAAAGTACCTATCCTACCCCAGTGTCCATCATTGGCGCAGGATGGGAAGGAAATTACTACAGGAGGTCTCAGCGATTATGATTAAGGTCGTTCCTGCAACGATTGCTCATATCTTCGAGTTTGCAGATAATGCTCGAAGAATTGACATTGAGGAGGTTGAGGTAGCGAGTGGAAAATCCTTCGACTCGCATCTCCCCTCCCTTCTTTTATCCATCAACAAGGTACAGGCGGTCATTGAGGATGAGACCGGAGAAGTCCTTGGGATTGGTGGAATTGAACCTACAAGAAATCTGACAGTAGGTGCTATATGGCTCTTGATGACAAACGCTGTTGAGAGCCGCAAGATTGAGTTCCTCCGGTTCTCCCGGAGATACCTGAAGACCCTCTTGGCAGAATACGAGTGCCTTATTAATGTAGTCTACAACAAGAACAAATTGCATGTCTCTTGGCTCAACTGGCTAGGGGCTGAATGGGTCGAACAGAACGAACTCTTTTCCATGTTCATTATCACAAGAAAGAGGTGAACGCCTAATGTGTTGGTGGGCTTCTGTCGCACAGGCAGGGCTTAGTATTGCAGGGTCTGTCATGAACTATCAAGCACA
It encodes the following:
- a CDS encoding phage protein Gp13 family protein, which produces MIKVVPATIAHIFEFADNARRIDIEEVEVASGKSFDSHLPSLLLSINKVQAVIEDETGEVLGIGGIEPTRNLTVGAIWLLMTNAVESRKIEFLRFSRRYLKTLLAEYECLINVVYNKNKLHVSWLNWLGAEWVEQNELFSMFIITRKR